A genomic region of Tamandua tetradactyla isolate mTamTet1 chromosome 2, mTamTet1.pri, whole genome shotgun sequence contains the following coding sequences:
- the LOC143656124 gene encoding olfactory receptor 1G1-like codes for MEIWNRTTISDFLLLGFFQHPRQQPLLFMLFLGMYLVTMFGNLLNILVIVFDLQLHTPMYFFLANLSFTETCFTCTIAPKMLVNIQTQQHTIFYTGCLMQMHFFIVLALMDDFLLTVMAYDRYVAICLPLHYTMTMQPQRCFLLMAASWICSQLLALSLTLQMAQFSFSAYHSIPHFFCDVHPLLKLACADTHVFQVMMFIEAAFSGVVPLSCVLVSYAHIIHTILRVPSAEGKHRVFSTCGSHLSVVTFFYGALFLVYFQPSSSYTAETGMVASVIYTMVIPMLNSFIYSLRNRDMKGALWRVLGWRKCSTP; via the coding sequence ATGGAAATTTGGAACCGAACAACCATCTCAGACTTCCTGCTCTTGGGTTTCTTTCAGCACCCAAGACAGCAGCCTCTACTGTTCATGCTCTTTCTGGGCATGTACCTGGTTACCATGTTTGGAAACCTGCTCAACATCCTGGTCATTGTCTTTGACTTGCAgctccacacccccatgtacttctttctAGCTAACCTCTCCTTCACTGAGACCTGCTTCACTTGTACTATTGCACCCAAGATGCTCGTGAACATCCAGACACAGCAGCACACCATCTTCTACACTGGATGTCTCATGCAAATGCACTTTTTCATAGTACTCGCCCTGATGGATGACTTCCTGCTGACCGTGATGGCATacgaccgctatgtggccatctgcctTCCTCTCCACTACACCATGACCATGCAGCCCCAACGCTGCTTCCTGCTGATGGCTGCATCCTGGATCTGCTCCCAACTCTTGGCCCTCTCACTCACTCTCCAGATGGCTCAATTCTCCTTTTCTGCCTACCATTCTATCCCACACTTTTTCTGTGATGTACACCCACTCCTCAAGCTTGCCTGTGCAGACACTCATGTCTTCCAGGTGATGATGTTCATAGAAGCAGCCTTCTCAGGTGTGGTCCCTCTAAGCTGTGTCCTGGTCTCCTATGCCCACATCATCCACACCATCCTCAGGGTCCCCTCTGCTGAGGGGAAGCACAGAGTCTTCTCTACCTGTGGCTCTCACCTATCAGTAGTCACTTTCTTCTATGGAGCCCTCTTTTTGGTGTATTTCCAGCCCTCATCTTCCTACACAGCAGAAACTGGAATGGTGGCATCTGTGATATACACAATGGTCATCCCTATGCTGAATTCCTTTATCTACAGCCTGAGAAACAGGGACATGAAGGGAGCATTGTGGAGGGTCCTGGGCTGGAGAAAATGCTCCACTCCATAA
- the LOC143656135 gene encoding LOW QUALITY PROTEIN: olfactory receptor 1L3-like (The sequence of the model RefSeq protein was modified relative to this genomic sequence to represent the inferred CDS: inserted 1 base in 1 codon) encodes MQVLVNIQTQQHTISYTGCLTQMYFFMALTLLEDFLLAVMVYGHYLTIQYLGGGTHKIVETSNLTTPSEFILLGLSSRPEDQKPLFALFLIMYLVTLMGNSLIILAIRSDLRLQNPMYFFLSILSFADICYTTVIVPKMLVNFLSETKTISYVECLAQMYFFLVFGNIDSYLLAAMATDRYVAICNPFHYVTVMNYRCCMWLVAFSITFSYLHSLLHVLLVGXVFCVSNVIHHLFCDVNAVLKLSCSSTSVNEVVARTEGLASVMAPFACLIISYMQILTAVITIPLAAGKHKAFSTYSSHLTVVTLFYGSISYVYFQSVASYTIKNRIVAIIYTVLTSMLNPFSHSLRNKDMKQSLEKTISSIKPQTDELSSTDSNNIHQF; translated from the exons ATGCag GTGCTGGTGAACATCCAGACACAGCAGCACACAATCTCCTACACTGGATGCCTCACGCAGATGTACTTCTTTATGGCGCTCACCCTGCTGGAAGACTTCCTACTGGCCGTGATGGTATATGGACACTATTTGACTATCCAATATTTAGGAGGAG GCACACACAAGATCGTGGAAACATCCAATCTAACAACACCCTCTGAATTCATCCTCTTGGGACTCTCCTCTCGGCCTGAGGACCAGAAGCCACTCTTTGCCCTCTTTCTTATCATGTACCTAGTCACCTTGATGGGAAACTCGCTTATCATCTTGGCCATCCGCTCTGATCTTCGTCTCCAAAaccccatgtatttcttcctaaGCATCTTATCCTTTGCTGATATTTGCTACACAACAGTCATAGTGCCCAAGATGCTGGTGAACTTCTTATCAGAGACAAAGACCATTTCCTATGTGGAATGTCTGGCACAAATGTATTTCTTCCTGGTCTTTGGAAACATAGACAGTTATCTCCTGGCAGCTATGGCCACTGACCGATACGTAGCCATTTGTAATCCCTTTCACTACGTCACAGTTATGAACTACAGATGTTGTATGTGGTTAGTGGCCTTTTCCATCACTTTCTCCTATCTCCACTCCCTCCTCCATGTCCTTCTGGTGG TGGTCTTTTGTGTTTCAAATGTTATCCATCATTTATTTTGTGATGTTAATGCAGTTCTGAAACTATCCTGCTCTTCAACCTCTGTCAATGAAGTTGTGGCCAGGACAGAAGGACTGGCCTCTGTGATGGCCCCATTTGCCTGTCTTATCATCTCTTATATGCAAATCCTCACTGCTGTGATCACCATTCCCTTAGCTGCTGGAAAACACAAAGCCTTCTCCACCTACAGCTCTCATCTCACTGTGGTAACTCTGTTTTATGGGAGTATTAGCTACGTCTATTTCCAGTCTGTGGCCAGCTATACCATCAAGAACAGGATAGTAGCAATCATCTACACTGTATTGACATCGATGTTGAACCCATTTAGCCATAGCTTAAGGAACAAAGACATGAAACAGAGCTTAGAAAAAACGATAAGCAGTATTAAGCCTCAAACGGATGAGCTTTCTTCTACAGACTCTAACAATATCCATCAATTCTGA